From Methanobacteriaceae archaeon, the proteins below share one genomic window:
- a CDS encoding PP2C family protein-serine/threonine phosphatase, producing the protein MTNSISTKSKIKTLLICSAIVFAIKFLFHYFYPAISISELGPASALPPIFGLMFGAWGAAGAAFGYLLSDILSGHPPQIYTINFFIQFLYAYIPYKLWYGMNIGENSSPRLDTVKHLIKFVIIMFITATVMAAFLGFLMDGLGLYDLVSLTTIVFAFNNFDFSIMFGSLIIIAANYYGLKMYKPKISKKHLIPPKAFNLMLVLAVIMAVVNIIYTTFEEPNIWTFAAATISYSLAFIYILKPLTKEIIEKKTEIKISLTERLIIIFITTGMLIALVTGIRSLFTITMLSGDKIYFWESVYLNITLILSIFYMSSIGFLWYLEKNITTPIESISNIAQNYVSDSNGITNDVSIISKCEQYASQESEVGILALSFEKMIKDLKIYIKNLEKVTAEKERINTELNVAQKIQADMLPRKFPAFPGRNEFDVYAINIPAKEVGGDFYDFFLIDDNHLAIVIGDVSGKGVPAALFMVIAKTLIKNHTQLGKSPAEVFNTVNNQLYEGNDENMFVTAWMGILEIKTGIFTYANAGHNPPLLKHDGEDYNWLKSKPGFVLGGMENIQYNQNMITLNPGDRAYLYTDGVTEATNCDDELFGDSRLLKVINSKKDPELKNLLLYVQEKIDVFVRGREQFDDITMLVMKYKN; encoded by the coding sequence ATGACTAATTCAATAAGCACCAAATCAAAAATTAAGACCCTGCTGATTTGCAGTGCAATAGTCTTTGCTATCAAGTTTCTTTTTCATTATTTCTATCCAGCCATATCCATTTCTGAATTAGGTCCAGCTAGTGCATTACCGCCCATTTTCGGTTTGATGTTTGGTGCATGGGGAGCAGCAGGCGCAGCATTTGGATATTTATTATCTGATATTTTATCTGGCCACCCCCCTCAAATTTATACTATAAATTTTTTTATTCAGTTTTTATATGCTTATATTCCTTATAAATTATGGTATGGTATGAATATTGGAGAAAATAGTTCTCCTAGGTTAGATACAGTTAAACACCTAATAAAATTTGTAATAATCATGTTTATAACCGCCACAGTCATGGCAGCTTTTCTTGGATTTTTAATGGATGGTTTAGGATTATATGATCTGGTTTCTTTAACTACCATAGTATTTGCATTTAATAACTTTGATTTTTCTATAATGTTTGGTAGTTTGATTATTATTGCTGCCAATTATTATGGCCTTAAAATGTATAAACCGAAAATAAGTAAAAAACATTTAATCCCACCTAAAGCATTTAATTTAATGCTAGTATTGGCGGTTATAATGGCTGTTGTTAATATTATTTACACTACATTTGAAGAACCTAATATTTGGACATTTGCTGCAGCAACCATATCTTATTCCTTAGCTTTCATATATATTCTAAAACCTTTAACAAAAGAAATTATAGAAAAAAAGACCGAAATAAAGATTTCTTTAACCGAAAGATTAATTATAATTTTCATCACCACAGGTATGTTAATTGCCTTAGTTACTGGAATCCGATCCCTTTTCACAATTACCATGTTGAGTGGGGATAAAATATATTTTTGGGAGTCAGTATATCTTAATATAACTTTGATACTATCTATTTTTTATATGTCGTCCATAGGATTTTTATGGTATCTCGAAAAAAATATTACTACTCCTATCGAGTCCATATCTAATATTGCACAAAATTATGTAAGTGATTCTAATGGAATAACTAATGACGTCAGTATTATATCAAAATGTGAACAGTACGCCAGCCAAGAAAGTGAAGTGGGGATTTTAGCACTTTCTTTTGAAAAAATGATTAAAGATTTAAAAATTTATATAAAAAATCTGGAAAAGGTCACGGCTGAAAAAGAAAGGATAAATACTGAGTTGAATGTTGCCCAAAAAATACAGGCAGATATGTTACCTCGGAAATTTCCAGCTTTCCCGGGAAGAAATGAATTTGATGTTTATGCCATTAATATACCTGCCAAAGAAGTTGGAGGGGATTTTTATGATTTCTTTTTAATAGATGATAATCATTTAGCAATTGTTATTGGAGATGTCTCTGGAAAAGGAGTGCCCGCGGCATTATTTATGGTAATTGCAAAAACATTAATTAAAAACCACACACAACTTGGAAAAAGCCCGGCAGAAGTATTCAACACAGTTAACAATCAGTTATATGAAGGAAATGATGAAAATATGTTTGTAACTGCTTGGATGGGGATTTTAGAAATTAAAACTGGTATTTTTACATATGCTAATGCAGGTCATAATCCCCCATTACTAAAACATGATGGTGAAGATTATAATTGGTTAAAATCAAAACCAGGATTTGTTTTGGGTGGAATGGAGAACATCCAATATAATCAAAATATGATTACTTTAAATCCCGGAGATAGAGCATATTTATATACTGACGGTGTAACTGAAGCTACCAATTGTGATGATGAATTATTTGGGGATTCAAGGCTTTTAAAAGTTATTAATAGTAAAAAGGATCCAGAACTTAAAAACTTGCTATTGTATGTTCAGGAAAAAATTGATGTTTTTGTAAGGGGTAGAGAACAGTTTGATGATATTACCATGCTGGTAATGAAATATAAAAATTAA
- the acs gene encoding acetate--CoA ligase, producing the protein MNKDTSVLLDEKRVFKANYRIVEEAHVKNWEAEIEKGQDLEKYWSEKAEQFEWFEKWDKVLDDSKKPFYKWFTNGKINLCYNAVDRWVFTDKRNKVAILYANENGEERKLTYYELYREVNKMANALKNLGIKKGDTVSMYLPMCPELLISMLACTRIGALHSVVYSGLSVGAFVERMNDSNAKVLITADGTYRRGKIIDLKKIADEALLQCSTIETVVVVQHAGNPITISELSGREIFYDTLVDGESDECPVEEMDAEDPLFLLYTSGSTGKPKGVLHTTAGYMVGVATTLKNVFDIHDGDLWWCTGDIGWITGHSYAIYGPLLLGTTTMIYEGAPDYPDPGAWWKIVEKYGVTKLYTAPTAIRHLMRYGSKHPNLYNLSSLKILGSVGEPMNPEAWMWLYKNVGKEKTPIMDTWWQTETGMHMIAPLPISPLKPGTPTLPLPGIDADVVDENGDPVAPGKGGYLVIKKPWPAMFRTLYKDEKRYIDAYWNKIPGGVYHAGDIARKDEDGYIWIQGRSDDVLNIAGHRVGTSEVESAFVSHPAVVECAVIGKSDPIKGQVIKSFIILKEGYQLNTKLIENLKKHVRYELGPVAVLGEIQQVDKLPKTRSGKIMRRILRAQEEGEDLGDTSTLED; encoded by the coding sequence ATGAATAAAGATACTTCAGTTCTTCTAGATGAAAAAAGGGTTTTTAAAGCCAATTATAGAATAGTAGAAGAAGCTCACGTTAAAAACTGGGAGGCCGAAATTGAAAAGGGCCAAGACCTGGAAAAATACTGGTCTGAGAAAGCCGAACAGTTTGAATGGTTTGAAAAATGGGATAAAGTTCTTGATGATAGCAAGAAGCCATTCTACAAGTGGTTCACCAATGGAAAAATTAATTTATGTTATAATGCCGTTGATAGATGGGTTTTTACAGATAAAAGAAACAAAGTAGCCATTTTATATGCTAATGAAAATGGAGAGGAGAGAAAACTCACCTATTACGAGCTTTACCGCGAAGTAAATAAAATGGCCAATGCCTTAAAAAATCTGGGCATTAAAAAGGGAGATACCGTTTCTATGTATCTGCCTATGTGTCCGGAACTTTTAATATCTATGCTGGCCTGTACCCGTATTGGGGCACTACATAGTGTTGTCTATTCTGGTCTAAGTGTAGGTGCATTTGTAGAACGAATGAACGATTCTAATGCCAAGGTTTTAATAACTGCTGATGGAACATACCGCAGAGGAAAAATAATAGACCTTAAAAAGATCGCCGATGAGGCCTTGTTGCAGTGTTCCACCATTGAAACAGTAGTGGTAGTTCAGCATGCCGGAAACCCTATAACCATATCGGAGTTAAGTGGTAGGGAAATATTCTATGATACTTTAGTTGATGGTGAATCTGATGAATGCCCTGTAGAAGAAATGGATGCTGAAGACCCATTATTCCTTCTCTACACATCAGGAAGTACGGGAAAACCAAAAGGAGTTCTGCACACCACGGCAGGTTATATGGTGGGTGTAGCCACCACTTTGAAAAACGTCTTTGATATTCATGATGGGGATTTATGGTGGTGTACTGGTGATATTGGTTGGATTACAGGTCACAGTTACGCTATTTACGGCCCCCTACTTTTGGGAACCACAACTATGATTTATGAAGGAGCGCCAGACTATCCGGATCCTGGTGCCTGGTGGAAAATTGTAGAAAAGTACGGGGTAACTAAATTATACACCGCACCAACAGCCATTAGACACCTCATGAGATATGGAAGTAAGCATCCTAATCTTTACAATCTTTCTTCACTAAAAATATTAGGTAGTGTTGGGGAACCAATGAATCCAGAGGCATGGATGTGGTTATATAAAAATGTGGGGAAAGAAAAGACCCCAATAATGGATACCTGGTGGCAAACTGAGACCGGAATGCATATGATTGCTCCACTACCAATATCTCCTCTTAAACCAGGAACACCAACTCTCCCACTTCCGGGGATTGATGCTGATGTGGTGGATGAAAATGGGGATCCTGTTGCTCCAGGCAAAGGAGGATATCTAGTAATTAAAAAACCATGGCCAGCCATGTTTAGAACCCTTTATAAGGATGAAAAACGTTATATTGATGCCTACTGGAATAAAATACCTGGTGGAGTTTACCATGCCGGAGACATTGCTCGAAAAGATGAAGATGGGTATATCTGGATACAAGGACGCTCTGATGATGTACTGAATATTGCCGGCCACCGTGTTGGAACCTCAGAAGTAGAATCTGCCTTTGTTTCTCATCCGGCTGTTGTAGAATGTGCTGTAATTGGTAAATCAGATCCTATTAAAGGACAGGTTATTAAATCATTCATTATATTGAAAGAAGGTTATCAATTAAATACTAAGCTTATTGAAAACCTAAAAAAACACGTTCGCTATGAGTTAGGGCCAGTAGCAGTTTTAGGAGAAATACAACAAGTTGATAAACTTCCTAAAACCCGAAGTGGAAAAATAATGAGGCGTATTTTAAGAGCTCAGGAAGAAGGAGAAGATTTAGGTGATACTTCCACCTTAGAAGACTGA
- a CDS encoding ATP-binding protein, translating to MNKLLIPADTGNLGKVLGFVSHNLDSIEIPLKNRFQLELAIEEAYVNIAKYAYGKKEGDVLIEYSFEEDHLIITIKFTDCGIQYNPLEKEDPDIVSKTSEKEIGGLGIYLIKKNVDYLGYEYVNGKNILTIQKKLKK from the coding sequence ATGAATAAATTATTAATCCCTGCAGATACAGGAAATCTTGGGAAAGTTCTGGGTTTTGTTAGTCATAACTTGGATTCAATTGAGATACCTCTTAAAAATAGATTCCAATTAGAACTTGCAATTGAAGAAGCATATGTCAATATCGCAAAATATGCTTATGGCAAAAAAGAAGGGGACGTTTTAATTGAATACTCTTTTGAAGAGGATCATTTAATAATAACTATTAAGTTTACTGACTGTGGAATTCAGTATAATCCCTTAGAAAAGGAAGATCCGGATATTGTGTCAAAAACTTCTGAAAAAGAAATTGGGGGATTGGGAATTTATCTTATTAAAAAGAATGTTGATTATTTAGGTTATGAGTATGTTAATGGTAAAAATATTTTAACCATTCAAAAAAAATTAAAAAAATAA
- a CDS encoding STAS domain-containing protein gives MNIDKIVEEKRLVIKLEGRLDTNTAPILEEELKKDLPDVKELILDFKELKYISSAGLRLVLSTQKTMNVQGSMAIKDVNDFIMEVFEATGFIDILTIE, from the coding sequence ATGAACATTGATAAAATCGTAGAAGAAAAAAGACTAGTAATTAAATTAGAAGGTAGATTAGACACTAATACTGCCCCTATTTTAGAAGAAGAACTAAAAAAAGATTTGCCTGATGTAAAAGAGTTGATTCTGGACTTTAAAGAATTGAAGTATATTTCCAGTGCTGGATTGAGACTGGTTCTTTCCACCCAAAAAACAATGAATGTACAAGGCAGTATGGCCATTAAAGATGTAAATGATTTTATAATGGAAGTTTTTGAGGCTACTGGATTTATAGATATTTTAACTATTGAATAA